The bacterium region TTTGGGAATTGTTAATGCCGGTTTTATTTTTTCAGGCTTAGCCTCAGCTACTTCAGTTTTAACTGAGACAGAAAAAGAATTAGGAGTAGTTTTGGTTGATATCGGTGGAGGAAAGATGGATTTATGTATCTTTTCTGATGGTTCTTCTTCCCTCTCTTTAAGGATTACACCTGCAGGTAAACTGGATACCTCTATATGAATATCTATCCTGTCAAGAAGTGGACCTGATATCTTCCTTCTGTATTTAAGTATCTGTGAAAGATTACAGTTGCACTGCCTTGCACCATCTCCATACCAGCCACAGGGACAGGGATTCATCGCAGCAACCATCAAAAACCTTGCGGGAAACTCCATCCTTCCCCTTGCCCTTGAGATACTTACCTTACCATCTTCAAGGGGCTGTCTTAAAACCTCAAGGACATCCCTGTGAAATTCAGGAAGTTCATCAAGAAATAAAACGCCATTATGTGCTAAACTTACTTCTCCGGGTCTCGGTATATTCCCTCCTCCTATCAAAGCAATATCTGATATTGTATGGTGTGGAGACCTGAATGGCCTTTCTGTTATAATACCTTCCTTCAATATCCCTGCAACAGAATGTATTCTGGTTATCTCAAGTGCTTCTGAAAGTGTAAGGGAAGGAAGTATTGAAGGTATTCTTGATGCGAGCATTGTTTTACCAGCACCAGGGGAGCCAATCATAAGGATATTGTGTCCACCTGCGACTGCTACCTCTATAGCACGTTTTGCATATGTCTGTCCCTTTACATCCTTAAAATCAAGTGAATACTTCTTCTTGGAACCAAACAGTGCTTCAACATCACAGTGAACTGGTTCTATCTCTTTTTTACCTGTGAGAAATGCTACACATTCTCTTAAGTCCTTTACAGGATAGACCTCAATATCTCTAACAATACTTGCTTCAAGTGCATTATCATATGGAAGGACTATCTTTTTGCTTTTAAGTTCGGCAAGTTTCATCGCTATGGGGAGCACTCCTTTTACAGGTCTTAATGTACCATCCAGTGCAAGTTCCCCTATAAAAGAGAATTCATTTGTACGGCTTAATGGAATTATCCCTTCAGTAGCAAGTATTCCCACAGCAACAGGCAGGTCAAAGTATACACCTTCTTTCTTCAGGTCTGCAGGAGCAAGATTTATCACAATCCTTCTATCAGAAGGGAATTCAAAACCAGAGTTTTTTATTGCTGGCTTTATCCTGTCCCTGCTTTCTTTCACTGCTTGGTCAGGAAGTCCTACAATAGAAATAGTGGGTATTCCAAAACTTATATCAACCTCTACATCCACAGGAATACCTTCTATACCCCAGACAGTAAGTGAACTAATTTTTGCAAGCATTTTTGTATATCTTCAGTACCTGTTCTGTAGCGTTAGAAAGATTCTCTTTTCCCTTTCTCATCGCTTCTTCAAGAGATACCACTCCGTGGACAATGCTTAAGATTATAACATCTTTAAACAACTTATCTCTATAGACCGTATCATCAATACTTCCTGCAAGTACAACCACAGGTACATTATTTTTTCTACATATTTCTACTATCACTCCTATGGACTTACCGTATAATGTCTGGACATCAACCCTGCCTTCACCTGTAAGGATTAAATCAGCACCTTTAATTTTATCTTCAAAGTTCCCAATACTTAAAACTGTCTTTATACCTGAAACAATCTCTGCCCCTAAAAAAGCACTGAACCCACCTGCTATACCACCTGCAGCACCTGCTCCTTTAATTTTATTCATATCTATACCTGTTATCTTTTTAACTACTCTATTGTAATTTCTCAAGCCATTATCAAGGATTCTTACATCTTTTTTATCGGCTCCCTTTTGAGGTGCATAGACATATGCAGCGCCCATCTTCCCGTAAAGCGGGTTTTTGACATCTGAAAGGACTGTAAATCTACAATTTTTAACTTCAGGTATCATCCCTGAGATATCTATTTTATCTATCTCCAGAAGGTCCTTCCCTCGCCCGGGATAAAACACCCTACCTTTTTGGCTGTAAAACTTAATACCCAGTGCGGTAAGAGCTCCTATCCCCCCATCATTCGTAGCACTTCCAC contains the following coding sequences:
- a CDS encoding glycerate kinase; the protein is MKIIIAPASYKGSITNIEAADIMEKVCRKVFPSAELISFPLADGGEGTIDVIEKIIGGRFVFKYVSDPLGRKIKAKWLKKGDTAYIEMAQAVGLPLLKEAERNPMETTTYGVGELIRSALLSKCKKIFIGVGGSATNDGGIGALTALGIKFYSQKGRVFYPGRGKDLLEIDKIDISGMIPEVKNCRFTVLSDVKNPLYGKMGAAYVYAPQKGADKKDVRILDNGLRNYNRVVKKITGIDMNKIKGAGAAGGIAGGFSAFLGAEIVSGIKTVLSIGNFEDKIKGADLILTGEGRVDVQTLYGKSIGVIVEICRKNNVPVVVLAGSIDDTVYRDKLFKDVIILSIVHGVVSLEEAMRKGKENLSNATEQVLKIYKNACKN